Proteins encoded in a region of the Devosia sp. RR2S18 genome:
- a CDS encoding YceD family protein produces the protein MTTSNSPLFDAIVRLDRLPATGRSVEVSLDQEVRAALAEQLKVSAIESFDAALTVVPLRGGIRAQGHIKARLVQPSVVTFEPVTQDIDEPVDRVFLPEAEGSKPTPGSEVFVDLEDEDFPDHLDGPEVDLSALLIETLALAIDPYPRLPGESLDDLPAKDDGEASGPFAALAKLKPSSE, from the coding sequence ATGACCACATCCAACTCGCCGCTCTTTGACGCCATTGTTCGACTTGACCGCTTACCGGCGACCGGCCGTTCGGTCGAGGTATCGCTTGATCAAGAGGTGCGGGCAGCGCTGGCTGAACAGTTGAAGGTCAGCGCCATCGAGTCGTTCGATGCAGCTTTGACCGTAGTCCCTCTGCGCGGCGGAATTCGCGCCCAGGGTCATATCAAGGCGCGGCTCGTGCAGCCCTCCGTTGTTACGTTTGAGCCGGTAACCCAGGACATCGATGAGCCGGTTGACCGCGTGTTTCTTCCTGAGGCTGAGGGTTCAAAGCCGACCCCGGGCTCGGAAGTCTTTGTGGATCTCGAGGACGAGGATTTCCCCGATCACCTGGACGGCCCCGAGGTCGACCTCAGCGCTTTGCTGATCGAAACCTTGGCCCTGGCTATAGACCCCTATCCTCGGCTTCCGGGTGAAAGCTTGGATGATCTCCCTGCTAAGGATGATGGCGAAGCAAGTGGCCCGTTTGCTGCACTTGCCAAGCTCAAGCCCTCGTCGGAATAG
- a CDS encoding outer membrane protein: MPKTAALAGLLLLTSTAAFAGELEVSVYGGMNESSHTHGELSNGTSVQGGYFKWEGRSFEGPVYYGARLTYWPESFASWGLALDFTHAKAYADLSQLGAPGNYTRLEFTDGLNLLTANALYKHDWENGLRAYVGAGAGVSIPHVEVTTTPSTVVGATETFEYQLTGPAFQALAGASYEFAEDWRVFGEYKLSYSVNTARLADGAGTFSTNFTSHHVLGGISYSFDAGEF; the protein is encoded by the coding sequence ATGCCAAAAACTGCGGCCCTTGCTGGGCTCCTGCTCTTGACGTCTACCGCTGCTTTTGCCGGCGAACTCGAGGTCTCCGTCTACGGCGGGATGAACGAAAGTTCGCATACCCATGGCGAGCTTTCGAACGGGACGAGCGTGCAGGGCGGCTACTTCAAATGGGAAGGGCGCTCGTTCGAGGGGCCGGTCTACTATGGCGCTCGGCTGACCTACTGGCCGGAGAGCTTCGCCAGCTGGGGCCTAGCGCTCGACTTCACCCATGCTAAGGCCTATGCGGATTTAAGCCAACTCGGCGCGCCAGGCAATTACACGCGCCTCGAATTCACCGACGGGCTGAACCTGCTGACCGCCAACGCCCTTTACAAACATGATTGGGAAAACGGCCTCCGCGCTTATGTCGGGGCAGGGGCCGGCGTCAGCATTCCTCATGTCGAGGTCACAACTACTCCCAGCACTGTCGTGGGGGCCACCGAGACCTTCGAATACCAGCTAACCGGGCCTGCCTTCCAGGCACTGGCCGGCGCCAGCTATGAGTTCGCCGAGGATTGGCGTGTGTTTGGCGAATATAAGCTAAGCTATTCGGTTAACACCGCGCGCCTTGCCGATGGCGCGGGGACGTTCTCGACGAACTTCACCAGCCACCATGTGCTAGGTGGCATCAGCTACTCCTTCGACGCCGGCGAGTTCTAG
- a CDS encoding MerR family transcriptional regulator yields MDKSPDAFRTISEAAEELDLPQHVLRFWETRFSTIKPLKRGGGRRYYRPEDVMLLRGIRHLLYDQGFTIKGVQRILKEQGARYVIAVGEGKPLEDLLPMIEQAEAAGDEAELEEAQMTANPALDQEARDKLSDVMRELLECKRILERARET; encoded by the coding sequence GTGGACAAGTCCCCAGACGCCTTCCGGACCATCTCCGAAGCGGCCGAAGAGCTAGACCTGCCACAGCATGTCCTGCGCTTCTGGGAAACCCGATTCTCCACCATCAAGCCGTTAAAGCGCGGCGGTGGCCGCCGGTACTACCGCCCCGAGGACGTCATGCTGCTACGCGGCATCCGGCACTTGCTGTACGATCAAGGCTTTACCATTAAAGGCGTGCAGCGCATCCTCAAGGAACAGGGGGCGCGCTACGTCATCGCGGTGGGCGAGGGCAAACCGCTCGAAGACCTGTTGCCGATGATCGAGCAGGCCGAGGCCGCCGGTGACGAGGCTGAGTTGGAAGAGGCCCAAATGACGGCGAACCCGGCGCTGGATCAGGAAGCCCGCGATAAGCTCTCGGACGTGATGCGCGAGTTGCTCGAATGCAAGCGCATCCTGGAGCGGGCGCGCGAGACCTAG
- a CDS encoding outer membrane protein assembly factor BamE, with product MLLRTVSGPVAPIAAVLLGLALAGCAGTNGLVTKRTQGYEISDSAMQQIRPGQSEQLVRLVLGSPQSTNTFGDQSAYYYVETKVRQTSFGLTMVDSRTVLAIYFDNNKKVIDKAVYTLQDGKTVAIETRRTPSFGDDRTFIDQILNSVGM from the coding sequence ATGCTCCTGCGTACTGTCTCTGGTCCTGTCGCGCCAATTGCGGCCGTTCTGCTTGGTCTGGCGCTCGCCGGCTGTGCGGGTACCAATGGGCTCGTCACCAAGCGGACGCAAGGCTATGAAATCTCCGACAGCGCGATGCAGCAGATCCGCCCCGGACAAAGCGAGCAGCTTGTCCGGCTGGTGCTTGGATCGCCGCAGTCGACCAACACATTCGGTGACCAGTCAGCCTATTACTATGTCGAGACGAAGGTGCGGCAGACCTCGTTCGGCTTGACCATGGTGGATTCGCGCACGGTGCTGGCGATCTACTTCGACAACAACAAGAAGGTTATCGACAAAGCGGTCTACACCCTACAGGACGGCAAGACGGTCGCCATCGAAACGCGCCGGACACCATCATTCGGTGATGACCGAACCTTTATCGATCAGATCCTGAATTCAGTCGGTATGTAA
- the plsX gene encoding phosphate acyltransferase PlsX — protein MTDTITISVDAMGGDNAPRAVIHGALLALKERNNVRFIFHGRQEQIHPLLDEFSELKSASVVRHCEQVVAMDEKPSQALRKGKGTSSMWMAIQTVKDGEADVAISGGNTGALMAMATFCLRPMEGIERPGIAAIWPTLRRDIIVLDMGATIGADAQQLVDYAVLGSALARCLFNDEQPSVGLLNVGTEEVKGLDSIKEAGRVLAEASGNGFRYHGFVEGDDIGKGTVDVVVTEGFVGNIALKTAEGTARQVGKYLSEALRSNMMSKIGALFATSALNAVRRKMDPRTVNGGVFMGLNGVVIKSHGGTDEIGYKSALGLAYEMGRSRLVEKIKDSIKRFPIKAASAVANRETEA, from the coding sequence ATGACAGATACGATTACCATTTCTGTGGATGCGATGGGGGGTGACAACGCTCCTCGAGCGGTGATCCACGGTGCCCTCCTTGCCCTCAAGGAGCGCAACAACGTCAGGTTCATCTTTCACGGACGGCAGGAGCAGATTCATCCGCTCCTGGATGAATTCTCCGAGCTCAAGTCCGCCTCGGTCGTGCGCCACTGCGAGCAGGTCGTCGCGATGGACGAAAAACCGAGCCAGGCACTCCGCAAGGGCAAGGGCACATCCTCGATGTGGATGGCCATCCAGACGGTGAAGGATGGGGAGGCCGACGTTGCCATCTCGGGCGGCAATACCGGCGCCCTGATGGCCATGGCTACATTTTGCCTGCGCCCCATGGAAGGTATTGAACGCCCCGGCATAGCGGCGATCTGGCCCACCTTGCGCCGCGATATCATCGTTTTGGACATGGGCGCCACAATCGGCGCGGATGCGCAGCAACTCGTCGATTATGCCGTACTGGGCTCAGCCCTCGCCAGGTGTCTCTTCAACGACGAGCAGCCCAGCGTGGGTCTGCTCAACGTCGGCACCGAAGAAGTGAAAGGCCTCGACTCCATCAAGGAGGCCGGGCGGGTGCTCGCTGAAGCAAGTGGCAACGGGTTTCGCTACCATGGCTTCGTGGAAGGCGATGACATCGGCAAGGGCACTGTCGATGTGGTGGTCACCGAAGGCTTCGTCGGCAACATCGCGCTGAAGACCGCGGAAGGTACCGCTCGCCAGGTCGGCAAGTATCTCTCGGAGGCACTGCGCTCCAACATGATGAGCAAGATCGGCGCGCTGTTTGCCACTTCTGCTCTCAACGCCGTGCGGCGCAAGATGGACCCGCGGACCGTCAATGGCGGCGTCTTCATGGGGCTCAACGGGGTGGTGATCAAATCTCACGGCGGAACCGACGAGATCGGTTACAAAAGTGCCTTGGGCCTTGCATATGAAATGGGACGCAGCCGCCTGGTGGAGAAGATCAAGGACTCTATCAAGCGCTTTCCCATCAAGGCAGCCAGTGCTGTCGCTAACCGAGAAACCGAGGCATAA
- a CDS encoding DUF4126 family protein: protein MLASFLMGLVAGQRAMTPLATVSVAAAYDLLPQDNGAPRLLSHPMVVTGAVTLALAEIAGDKQKSAPDRIVPIGLTARFITSAIAGAALSPRRDRWLGAAVGGTTAVLASYPGWKARLKAMEQHGQTTTGLVEDAAVVAGAAAIVGGQRMMRG, encoded by the coding sequence GTGCTTGCTTCATTTCTGATGGGCCTCGTGGCCGGACAACGTGCGATGACACCGCTCGCCACCGTTTCTGTAGCCGCTGCCTATGATTTACTGCCCCAAGATAATGGCGCGCCGCGCCTCTTGAGTCATCCGATGGTCGTCACCGGGGCGGTGACCTTGGCCTTGGCCGAGATTGCCGGGGACAAGCAGAAATCGGCGCCGGACCGAATCGTACCGATTGGTTTGACCGCTCGGTTCATCACCTCGGCCATTGCGGGGGCGGCGCTCTCGCCCCGTCGCGACCGGTGGCTGGGTGCGGCGGTGGGTGGCACGACGGCCGTATTGGCCTCCTACCCCGGTTGGAAGGCCCGGCTGAAGGCGATGGAACAGCACGGCCAGACGACGACTGGCCTGGTCGAGGATGCCGCTGTGGTCGCGGGTGCCGCTGCAATTGTCGGCGGGCAGCGCATGATGCGGGGTTAG
- a CDS encoding ubiquinol-cytochrome C chaperone family protein, whose translation MILSLFRKKTAAEPVYAVYSAIVAQSRQPRLYADWHVPDTVTGRFDMISLHLALLFRRLRAQSGPQKDFSQAVFDLFFKDMDRSLREMGAGDLGVPKKIKKMGNIFFGLLAALNEAMDRDDAAALEAVLARNVFDGETGPHVEALATYVLAQDRALATQPADSITSGDIRFEGTA comes from the coding sequence ATGATCCTGTCACTGTTTCGCAAGAAAACTGCTGCCGAGCCGGTTTACGCCGTCTATAGCGCCATTGTGGCGCAATCCCGGCAGCCTCGCCTCTACGCCGACTGGCACGTCCCCGACACCGTCACTGGCCGTTTCGACATGATCAGCCTGCATCTGGCGCTGCTGTTTCGCAGGTTGCGGGCTCAGTCAGGACCGCAAAAGGACTTCAGCCAAGCTGTTTTCGACCTCTTCTTCAAGGACATGGATCGCTCGCTTCGTGAGATGGGGGCAGGAGACCTGGGCGTTCCCAAGAAGATCAAGAAGATGGGGAACATTTTCTTTGGCCTGCTCGCTGCGTTGAACGAAGCCATGGATCGCGATGACGCGGCTGCACTCGAGGCGGTGCTTGCGCGTAATGTTTTCGACGGGGAAACCGGACCCCATGTGGAGGCATTGGCCACCTATGTGCTCGCGCAGGACCGCGCCCTGGCTACGCAGCCGGCAGACTCGATCACCAGCGGAGACATTCGATTCGAGGGTACTGCATGA
- a CDS encoding acyloxyacyl hydrolase, producing the protein MATLRSCLLLMAALAGTSMPAVAQDLPSAGVLDIVDEVRIGASYHLVHYTMLPQNPQDWVWDRLEDVNFDVLFTSPDLDAFRWIGSPRPEIGATVNLRGEDSLFHAGLTWQAQLFDTPLYLEGTFGGAIHTGYLGDEAPLGRRKYGCRVNFYERFGVGMTLTENATATLAYEHMSNAGLCEHNAGISNLSLKFGWKF; encoded by the coding sequence ATGGCGACATTGAGATCCTGCCTGCTGTTGATGGCTGCACTAGCTGGCACGAGCATGCCAGCCGTTGCCCAAGACCTTCCCTCGGCAGGTGTACTCGATATCGTCGATGAGGTGCGCATCGGCGCCTCCTACCACTTGGTGCATTACACCATGCTGCCGCAGAACCCGCAGGATTGGGTTTGGGATCGGCTAGAGGACGTCAATTTCGACGTTCTGTTCACCTCGCCAGACCTCGACGCGTTTCGGTGGATCGGGTCCCCTCGCCCAGAGATTGGTGCGACGGTGAACCTGCGCGGGGAAGACAGCCTATTCCACGCGGGGCTGACATGGCAGGCACAGCTCTTTGACACGCCGCTTTATCTTGAAGGCACATTCGGCGGCGCCATCCACACTGGCTATTTGGGCGATGAAGCTCCGCTTGGCCGACGCAAGTATGGCTGCCGTGTCAATTTCTATGAGCGTTTCGGCGTGGGCATGACCCTGACCGAAAACGCGACCGCGACACTGGCTTACGAACACATGTCGAACGCCGGATTGTGCGAACATAATGCCGGCATATCCAATCTGAGCCTCAAGTTCGGCTGGAAGTTCTAG
- a CDS encoding integration host factor subunit alpha, producing MTQKTVTRADLAEAVYGTVGLSRTESAELVERVLELICEALISGNNVKLSSFGSFQVRSKNERIGRNPKTGEEVPILPRQVLVFKPSNVLKSKINKSMVSAEN from the coding sequence ATGACGCAGAAGACAGTAACGCGGGCAGATCTGGCCGAAGCAGTCTATGGCACGGTCGGATTGTCTCGCACCGAGTCGGCCGAACTGGTCGAACGGGTTCTGGAGCTGATCTGCGAAGCCCTGATTTCGGGCAACAACGTCAAGCTGTCATCGTTCGGATCTTTTCAGGTGCGCTCCAAAAACGAGCGGATCGGTCGCAATCCGAAGACGGGTGAAGAGGTGCCGATCCTCCCCCGACAGGTTCTTGTGTTCAAACCGTCCAACGTGTTGAAGTCCAAGATCAACAAATCTATGGTTAGTGCTGAAAACTAA
- a CDS encoding MFS transporter, whose translation MTAQTKSPPLSELTARQVQWIAGGYAMAFATIPGQTIFIAQFNTAIRTQFELSHGAFGGIYTIATLASAVCLVWAGGLADRIGARALAIASAVGLGLVALAMSVQNHIVTLVLTLAALRFFGQGMLSHIAMTTMSRWFNRFRGRAISLAGLGTATGDALTPFMITLAILTFGWREVWFGTALTLFLVICPIIWFLLRDPPDGKRAVARGQVNPDGETGGSLTGSQWNRGRVLRDPLFFMIIPGIMAPPAIGTLYMFHQAHLVELKGWDLTFFTASYPLLALTVVVTSLLAGALVDRFGAWRLMPVFLLPEGIGCLVLGLIEPQWSNPLFFILFGLTAGMMSPVVGALWAEVYGTRHIGAIRALATAALVAASALGPGIAGYLIDIGIDLDLQSFGYAAYCFGGAALFFALRVPFKRRIAETARGE comes from the coding sequence ATGACGGCCCAGACCAAATCTCCGCCCCTATCCGAACTCACAGCGCGTCAGGTCCAATGGATCGCGGGGGGCTACGCCATGGCGTTTGCGACGATACCGGGGCAGACCATCTTCATCGCGCAGTTCAATACGGCCATTCGAACCCAGTTCGAACTCAGTCACGGGGCGTTTGGCGGCATCTACACCATTGCAACGCTTGCCAGCGCCGTCTGTCTGGTTTGGGCCGGTGGGCTGGCGGACCGGATCGGCGCCCGGGCTTTGGCCATTGCCTCGGCTGTCGGGCTGGGACTGGTTGCGCTCGCCATGTCGGTACAGAACCACATTGTAACCCTCGTGCTGACCTTGGCGGCGCTGCGGTTCTTTGGCCAGGGCATGCTGAGCCACATTGCGATGACGACCATGTCGCGCTGGTTCAACCGCTTCCGCGGCCGGGCGATCTCGCTGGCGGGACTTGGCACCGCCACTGGCGACGCCTTGACCCCGTTTATGATCACCCTGGCTATCCTGACATTTGGCTGGCGCGAGGTTTGGTTCGGCACCGCCCTGACGCTGTTCCTGGTGATCTGCCCCATTATCTGGTTCCTGCTGCGCGACCCACCGGATGGAAAGCGCGCAGTGGCGCGGGGACAGGTCAACCCGGATGGGGAGACCGGTGGCAGCTTGACTGGGTCGCAGTGGAATCGTGGCCGGGTATTACGCGATCCGCTGTTCTTCATGATCATCCCCGGCATCATGGCACCACCAGCGATTGGCACGCTCTACATGTTTCACCAGGCGCATCTGGTGGAGCTCAAGGGGTGGGACCTGACCTTTTTCACAGCCTCCTACCCGCTCCTGGCGCTCACCGTCGTCGTGACGTCGCTCTTGGCGGGAGCGCTCGTCGACCGCTTTGGCGCATGGCGCCTGATGCCAGTTTTCCTTTTGCCCGAAGGGATCGGGTGCCTGGTTTTGGGCCTCATTGAACCCCAATGGTCGAACCCGCTGTTCTTCATCTTGTTCGGTTTGACTGCCGGGATGATGTCACCAGTGGTGGGTGCGCTCTGGGCCGAGGTGTACGGCACAAGGCATATCGGAGCCATTCGCGCATTGGCTACGGCGGCGCTGGTCGCCGCATCGGCCTTGGGACCGGGCATTGCCGGCTATCTGATCGACATCGGTATCGATCTCGACCTGCAGAGCTTCGGCTATGCCGCCTATTGCTTTGGCGGTGCTGCCCTGTTCTTCGCGCTACGGGTGCCGTTCAAGCGGCGCATCGCCGAAACGGCGCGCGGCGAATAA
- a CDS encoding MYG1 family protein, with product MTIAYLVTHSGGFHADELLSSVVLTRLHPDAAIVRSRAPEWITPSTDRIIYDVGGAYDPQHAIFDHHQRGAPLREDGQPYSSFGLVWRHHGRDYLAASGIPAEHVEEVYAAFDADFVLPIDLTDNGALSPTGPLADLTLPVLLETLKPVFDDKTPEADDRAFHGALAIARSFVEARVARYAAKLRAESIVSQAIEAAGSRPILELPMGMPFRPAIVKAGAEHLLFVVHPRDRDWCVTTIRRGDEGFETRADLPASWAGLTNADLEAASGVVGASFCHNGRFVAAAKTREAALAMAELAVSEAQAHPPH from the coding sequence ATGACCATCGCCTATCTTGTGACCCATTCGGGCGGATTTCATGCGGATGAGCTGCTCTCCAGCGTTGTCCTTACCCGGCTCCATCCGGACGCCGCGATCGTGCGCAGCCGGGCACCTGAATGGATTACGCCGAGCACTGATCGCATCATCTATGATGTGGGCGGCGCCTATGATCCGCAGCACGCCATCTTCGATCATCATCAACGGGGCGCCCCACTGCGCGAGGATGGGCAGCCCTATAGCTCGTTCGGGCTGGTCTGGAGACATCACGGTCGGGACTATCTCGCAGCGAGCGGCATTCCCGCAGAGCATGTCGAAGAGGTCTATGCGGCCTTCGACGCCGATTTCGTGCTCCCGATAGATCTCACGGACAATGGCGCGCTAAGCCCCACGGGCCCCTTGGCGGACCTCACGCTACCGGTACTGCTCGAAACGTTGAAACCAGTGTTCGACGACAAGACGCCAGAAGCCGATGACCGGGCGTTCCATGGGGCGCTGGCAATTGCCCGCAGTTTCGTGGAAGCCCGGGTGGCGCGCTACGCCGCCAAGCTGCGGGCAGAGAGCATTGTTAGCCAGGCCATCGAGGCTGCGGGCTCGAGGCCTATCCTTGAGCTGCCCATGGGCATGCCCTTCCGTCCGGCTATTGTTAAAGCAGGCGCCGAGCACCTGCTGTTTGTCGTGCATCCGCGGGATCGGGACTGGTGCGTCACGACGATCCGGCGGGGCGACGAGGGCTTCGAAACGCGCGCCGATCTGCCGGCGAGTTGGGCTGGGCTGACCAATGCAGATCTCGAGGCTGCCTCGGGTGTGGTTGGCGCCAGCTTCTGCCACAACGGGCGCTTCGTGGCAGCAGCCAAGACGCGCGAGGCTGCGCTCGCCATGGCCGAACTGGCCGTCAGCGAAGCCCAGGCCCATCCCCCGCATTAG
- a CDS encoding DMT family transporter produces MNQISSSRNGALLGALFMLGAGITFAITNIVTPIVTYQMGVPSTAVVFWQYVLATSVALPLIWRIGFSKLKTRHPVLHEARAFISAVGVQFFAFGFASGVPVWQMVALSMTGPFFVIAGATLFLGEKLTPQRLGAAVVGFLGAVLVSQIGSEQFTWASVLPLLAAACWGSVSVITKYLTRDEEPESLTLYMLVLITPNHFLIGLLLGMAVALLPAGLLPASLATGFDFMLPTGDALWLIVLLGVVTAGAQYFLSLAYNTADATYLQPFDDLKLPLNVILGWIVLGQVPDLLFWPGALLILGASSFILWQEADHRRRLSYA; encoded by the coding sequence ATGAACCAGATTTCCTCTTCCCGCAACGGCGCCCTGCTCGGCGCGCTGTTCATGCTCGGCGCAGGAATTACCTTCGCCATCACCAACATCGTCACGCCGATAGTCACCTACCAGATGGGCGTGCCATCCACCGCGGTGGTGTTCTGGCAGTATGTGCTGGCGACATCGGTGGCCCTGCCGCTGATCTGGAGGATCGGTTTTTCCAAACTCAAGACGCGGCACCCGGTGCTTCATGAAGCGCGGGCGTTCATTTCTGCGGTGGGCGTACAGTTCTTCGCGTTCGGCTTTGCCAGTGGTGTGCCCGTCTGGCAGATGGTCGCCCTGTCGATGACCGGACCATTCTTTGTTATCGCCGGTGCAACGCTCTTTCTGGGTGAGAAGCTCACCCCGCAACGGCTTGGTGCCGCAGTGGTAGGCTTCCTGGGGGCCGTGCTGGTGAGCCAAATCGGGTCGGAACAGTTCACCTGGGCCTCGGTGCTGCCGCTGCTCGCGGCCGCGTGTTGGGGCAGCGTCTCCGTCATCACCAAATATTTGACGCGCGACGAAGAGCCTGAGTCGCTCACGCTCTACATGCTGGTACTAATCACACCCAACCATTTCCTGATCGGCCTCCTGCTGGGTATGGCAGTGGCGTTGTTGCCCGCCGGGCTTTTGCCCGCAAGCCTTGCGACCGGCTTTGACTTCATGCTGCCGACCGGGGACGCTCTGTGGCTGATCGTTCTGCTTGGTGTGGTTACAGCGGGCGCGCAGTATTTCCTGAGCCTGGCGTACAACACGGCCGACGCCACCTATCTGCAGCCCTTCGACGACCTGAAGCTGCCTCTCAACGTCATCCTGGGATGGATCGTGTTGGGTCAGGTGCCCGATCTCCTGTTCTGGCCCGGCGCCCTGCTGATCCTTGGTGCCTCGAGCTTCATCCTCTGGCAGGAGGCGGACCATCGTCGTCGCCTTAGCTACGCATAA
- a CDS encoding beta-ketoacyl-ACP synthase III produces MTKTRSIIRGVGGYLPEKVLTNAELAAMVETSDEWIQQRVGIKERHIAAEGQFTSDLAVEAARKAMAHAGVTPDDIDLIIVATTTPDYTFPAAATLVQMKLGIHHGMAFDIQAVCSGFVYAVATADSYLKNGLGTRALVIGAETFSRLLDWTDRSTCVLFGDGAGAVVMEKVELADDAPDQGVLSSSLRSDGHHWDKLYVDGGPSSTGTTGHVHMQGPEVFRHAVGKITDVVYAALEAGGYTVDDLDWFVPHQANKRIIDGAGNKLGLPPEKVIITVDVHANTSAASVPLALSVAVADGRIKQGDLVMLEAMGGGFTWGASLIRW; encoded by the coding sequence GTGACCAAAACGCGATCCATCATCCGCGGCGTAGGCGGCTATCTTCCCGAGAAGGTGCTGACCAATGCCGAACTGGCAGCCATGGTCGAAACCTCCGACGAGTGGATCCAGCAGCGGGTCGGCATCAAGGAACGACACATTGCGGCAGAAGGCCAGTTCACGTCCGATCTGGCTGTCGAGGCGGCTCGCAAGGCCATGGCCCATGCGGGCGTCACTCCTGATGACATCGATCTCATAATCGTTGCGACGACTACGCCGGACTATACCTTTCCGGCCGCGGCCACCCTGGTGCAGATGAAGCTTGGCATCCATCACGGTATGGCCTTCGACATCCAGGCTGTGTGCTCTGGTTTCGTCTATGCCGTGGCAACAGCCGACTCCTACCTCAAGAATGGCCTTGGCACCCGCGCTCTGGTCATCGGGGCAGAAACCTTCTCCCGCCTTCTGGACTGGACCGATCGCTCGACCTGCGTGCTCTTCGGCGATGGCGCGGGTGCAGTCGTCATGGAGAAAGTAGAACTGGCGGACGATGCTCCCGATCAGGGGGTGTTGTCATCATCTCTCCGCTCTGATGGCCATCACTGGGACAAGCTCTATGTCGATGGCGGCCCGTCCTCTACCGGCACGACTGGCCATGTGCATATGCAGGGGCCTGAGGTTTTCCGCCATGCCGTGGGCAAGATCACCGATGTTGTCTATGCGGCGCTGGAAGCCGGTGGCTACACCGTGGATGATCTCGACTGGTTTGTGCCCCACCAAGCCAACAAGCGCATCATCGACGGCGCTGGCAACAAGCTCGGCTTGCCGCCCGAGAAGGTGATCATCACTGTCGATGTGCACGCCAACACTTCGGCAGCCTCGGTTCCACTGGCCCTCAGCGTCGCCGTTGCCGATGGCCGTATCAAGCAGGGCGATCTGGTCATGTTGGAAGCCATGGGCGGCGGCTTCACCTGGGGCGCTTCGCTCATCCGCTGGTAA
- the wecB gene encoding non-hydrolyzing UDP-N-acetylglucosamine 2-epimerase translates to MSIDLQQPQAKRLLVVFGTRPEALKCFPVVRAAMARPGIKTRVCITAQHREMVDRIVELTGMPVHDDLDVMRPGQTLAGVTAQVLAGVQEVIEAFRPDAILVQGDTTTAMAAALAAFYQRIPVAHVEAGLRSHDINSPFPEELNRRVLGELAEWHFAPTEQAQRNLLAEGKKEASVFVTGNTVIDTLLHFSKAMDADPTISASFAQRFAFLDPTKKLILVTGHRRENFDGGIERICTALSQLAARPDTQIVYPVHPNPNVRDIVDRRLRGTPNLILTDPLDYLPFLYLLKRSYLVLTDSGGIQEEAPALGKPVLVMRENTERPEGVEAGTARLVGTDVDKIVSTAIQLLEQETAYLQMAETHNPYGDGRAGERIVDLLASRI, encoded by the coding sequence ATGAGCATCGATCTGCAACAGCCCCAAGCCAAGCGGCTCCTGGTGGTTTTCGGTACGCGGCCGGAAGCCCTCAAGTGCTTTCCCGTCGTTCGCGCAGCGATGGCGAGACCTGGCATTAAAACCAGGGTCTGCATCACCGCTCAGCACCGGGAGATGGTGGATCGTATCGTCGAACTCACCGGCATGCCCGTCCACGACGACCTCGACGTCATGCGCCCTGGGCAAACACTCGCTGGGGTCACTGCGCAGGTGCTGGCGGGAGTGCAGGAGGTCATCGAAGCGTTTCGCCCGGACGCAATCCTTGTGCAGGGGGATACCACGACCGCAATGGCAGCAGCCCTCGCAGCCTTCTATCAGCGTATTCCTGTGGCGCATGTGGAGGCGGGGCTACGCAGCCACGATATCAATTCGCCTTTCCCCGAAGAGCTGAACCGGCGGGTCCTTGGCGAACTTGCGGAGTGGCATTTCGCGCCGACTGAGCAGGCGCAGCGCAATCTGCTGGCGGAAGGCAAGAAAGAGGCCAGCGTATTCGTCACCGGCAACACGGTCATTGATACCCTGCTGCATTTCTCCAAGGCTATGGATGCCGATCCCACCATCAGCGCCTCTTTTGCCCAGCGGTTTGCTTTTCTCGACCCCACGAAAAAGCTGATCCTGGTTACGGGTCATCGACGGGAGAATTTCGATGGCGGGATCGAACGGATCTGCACCGCCCTGAGCCAACTGGCCGCCCGGCCCGACACGCAGATCGTCTACCCCGTTCATCCCAATCCAAACGTGCGGGACATTGTTGATCGCCGGCTTCGGGGCACACCTAACCTGATCCTCACCGATCCGCTGGACTATCTGCCCTTCTTGTACCTACTCAAGCGCAGCTATCTGGTGCTCACTGACAGCGGCGGCATTCAGGAGGAAGCGCCTGCGCTTGGCAAACCGGTGCTGGTGATGCGGGAGAACACCGAGCGTCCAGAAGGGGTGGAGGCCGGTACAGCCCGCCTGGTCGGCACGGACGTCGACAAGATTGTCAGCACGGCTATTCAGCTCTTGGAGCAAGAAACCGCCTATCTTCAGATGGCTGAGACCCACAATCCCTACGGGGACGGGCGGGCAGGCGAGCGCATAGTCGACCTGCTAGCAAGCCGGATTTAA